One segment of Candidatus Binatus sp. DNA contains the following:
- a CDS encoding 3-deoxy-7-phosphoheptulonate synthase: MRRIQDVHVAATEPLIAPHVLKREMATDEASVRTVVEARDTISAILAGRDRRMLCIVGPCSIHDPEAALEYARRLVRLKGSLAERLFIVMRVYFEKPRTTVGWKGLINDPHMDDSCDMREGLRIARRLLIDINRMGLAAGTEMLDPITPQYIADLVAWTAIGARTSESQTHREMASGLSMPVGFKNTTEGNLQVAINAIQSSRRPHSFLGITQDGLAAVIRTRGNPDTHVVLRGGRKPNFDARSIEECTRLLAEASLEPRVMVDCSHAQTSKDYTKQPAVFRALVEQIRSGSRSIMGAMLESNLEAGNQPLNSDRSKLKFGVSITDPCIDWPTTEQCLLEAAKMLAAAG; this comes from the coding sequence ATGCGCCGGATTCAAGACGTACACGTCGCCGCGACCGAGCCGCTGATCGCGCCGCACGTGCTCAAGCGTGAGATGGCGACTGACGAAGCCAGCGTGCGCACCGTGGTCGAAGCGCGCGACACGATCAGCGCGATTCTCGCCGGGCGCGATCGCCGGATGCTGTGCATCGTCGGACCGTGCTCGATTCACGATCCCGAAGCCGCGCTCGAATACGCGCGCCGCCTGGTCAGGCTGAAGGGAAGCCTCGCCGAGCGACTGTTCATCGTGATGCGCGTGTATTTCGAAAAGCCGCGCACCACCGTCGGATGGAAGGGACTCATCAACGACCCGCACATGGACGATAGTTGCGACATGCGTGAGGGGCTGCGCATCGCGCGCAGATTACTGATCGACATCAACCGGATGGGCCTCGCAGCCGGCACCGAGATGCTCGATCCGATCACGCCACAGTACATCGCGGACCTGGTCGCATGGACTGCGATCGGCGCGCGCACTTCCGAATCGCAAACGCATCGCGAGATGGCGAGCGGGCTCTCGATGCCGGTCGGATTCAAAAATACCACCGAGGGAAACCTGCAAGTCGCGATCAACGCAATTCAATCGTCGCGCCGGCCGCATTCCTTTCTCGGCATCACGCAGGACGGTCTCGCCGCCGTGATTCGCACGCGCGGCAATCCCGACACGCATGTCGTGCTGCGCGGCGGCCGCAAGCCGAACTTCGACGCGCGCAGTATCGAGGAATGCACGCGGCTGCTCGCCGAGGCGTCGCTCGAGCCACGCGTGATGGTCGATTGCTCGCACGCGCAGACCAGCAAGGATTACACGAAACAGCCCGCGGTATTTCGGGCGCTGGTCGAACAGATTCGGAGCGGCAGCCGCTCGATCATGGGCGCGATGCTCGAGAGCAATCTCGAAGCGGGCAATCAGCCGCTCAACTCCGATCGCTCGAAACTTAAGTTCGGCGTATCGATCACCGACCCGTGCATCGATTGGCCGACGACCGAGCAATGCCTCCTCGAGGCCGCCAAAATGCTCGCGGCCGCGGGCTAG
- a CDS encoding anti-sigma factor domain-containing protein — protein sequence MDQGEASARIESSAPVEDTAEQPPRLRRVRLWQAIAGMALAVSIASSIVTIELSKSLARRTNYLNRRVAALNTTVRTLKKQTSVVQRKLGSERERATVGETFEKILFAPDLRTIKLAPPDKSTANGILAMSESANAAMLEANGLKPSGDLQVYRIWWVPRRGAAVWAADFLVGEDGTATVPVDLPPPRQRAPTIEITLEDQAYADDPSGPLALRGHLAASK from the coding sequence ATGGACCAGGGCGAAGCGAGCGCAAGAATCGAATCATCGGCGCCGGTCGAGGACACCGCCGAGCAGCCACCGCGGCTCCGCCGCGTCCGGCTGTGGCAAGCAATCGCGGGGATGGCGCTGGCGGTATCGATCGCCAGTTCAATTGTGACGATCGAGCTGTCGAAGTCGCTGGCGCGCCGCACCAATTATTTGAATCGGCGAGTCGCGGCGCTCAACACGACCGTGCGGACCCTGAAGAAGCAGACCTCCGTAGTTCAGCGCAAACTTGGATCGGAACGCGAGCGCGCCACCGTGGGCGAGACTTTCGAGAAGATTCTGTTCGCGCCGGACCTTCGCACGATCAAGCTCGCGCCGCCGGACAAATCCACCGCCAACGGGATCCTCGCGATGAGCGAATCGGCGAACGCCGCGATGCTCGAAGCGAACGGGCTGAAGCCGTCGGGCGACTTGCAGGTTTACCGAATCTGGTGGGTGCCGAGGCGCGGGGCGGCGGTGTGGGCGGCCGACTTCCTGGTCGGCGAGGACGGAACCGCAACGGTACCAGTCGATCTGCCGCCGCCGCGCCAGCGCGCGCCGACGATTGAAATTACCCTCGAGGACCAGGCCTATGCCGACGATCCGTCGGGCCCGCTCGCGCTCAGGGGACATCTGGCGGCATCGAAGTGA
- a CDS encoding MFS transporter produces the protein MKAEVANALPEHPGGAPNGLDAPENPRLVFERAFWLVFAASFALNMAANLFVLFPLWVVELGGNASIIGAIIGTGSLAALAARPGVGALIDRRGRKWTALWFLVLDAIAISLYFPIHSIGLPIFLVRAIHGAIEGTARVALFAMVYEMLPRGREGEAMATFSLCGMVPGAIAPLVGEQLIRSLGFTVFFALAIALIVASAIVVSFVVEQPHPAHASGDSPGGRSYRSLLTDRALMPLWIVTLMFSLALASRLSFVAAYAYQEGVQRAGWYFAIYSLMAVGVRLVGGQVMDRMGLNRALAPSLAVLAIGLALLAGTGRFGLLDIAAVIGGIGHGYLYPALSALVIARTPLKSTGRSSSIYSSLYDLGGMAGPYLLGVVAVTFGYGPMFIVSGSIALAGAIYFVIAEPDARLRFRN, from the coding sequence GTGAAAGCTGAAGTAGCGAACGCATTGCCGGAGCACCCGGGCGGCGCACCCAACGGCCTCGACGCGCCGGAAAATCCGCGGCTCGTCTTTGAGCGCGCGTTCTGGCTGGTATTTGCCGCCAGCTTCGCGCTCAACATGGCCGCCAATCTGTTCGTGCTGTTTCCGCTGTGGGTGGTCGAACTTGGCGGCAACGCGAGCATCATCGGCGCGATCATCGGCACGGGCTCGCTGGCGGCGCTGGCGGCGCGGCCGGGCGTCGGAGCGCTGATCGATCGGCGCGGGCGCAAATGGACTGCGCTCTGGTTTCTCGTGCTCGACGCGATCGCAATCTCGCTCTACTTTCCGATTCATTCGATTGGCCTGCCGATTTTTCTCGTGCGCGCGATTCACGGCGCGATCGAAGGCACCGCGCGCGTCGCGCTGTTCGCGATGGTGTACGAGATGCTGCCGCGCGGGCGCGAGGGCGAGGCGATGGCCACTTTCAGTTTGTGCGGGATGGTGCCGGGCGCGATCGCGCCGCTGGTCGGCGAGCAATTGATCCGCAGTCTCGGGTTTACGGTTTTCTTCGCGCTGGCGATCGCGTTGATTGTTGCGAGCGCGATCGTCGTGAGCTTCGTGGTCGAGCAACCGCATCCGGCGCACGCCTCGGGCGATTCGCCTGGCGGCCGCAGTTATCGATCGCTGCTGACGGATCGCGCGCTGATGCCGCTCTGGATCGTCACGCTGATGTTCTCGCTGGCGCTTGCGTCGCGCCTCAGCTTCGTCGCGGCGTACGCCTACCAGGAAGGGGTGCAGCGCGCCGGCTGGTACTTTGCGATCTACAGCCTGATGGCGGTGGGCGTGCGGCTGGTGGGCGGGCAAGTCATGGACCGGATGGGCCTCAATCGCGCGCTCGCGCCGTCGCTCGCGGTGCTGGCGATCGGGCTCGCGCTGCTCGCCGGTACCGGACGATTCGGGCTGCTCGATATCGCCGCGGTGATCGGCGGAATCGGGCACGGCTACCTGTATCCGGCGCTGAGCGCGCTGGTGATTGCGCGCACGCCGCTCAAGTCCACCGGCCGCTCTTCGAGCATCTATTCGTCGTTGTACGATTTGGGCGGGATGGCAGGACCTTACCTGTTGGGCGTGGTGGCGGTGACATTTGGATATGGTCCGATGTTCATCGTGTCGGGATCGATCGCGCTTGCGGGTGCGATTTATTTCGTCATCGCGGAGCCGGATGCGCGGCTGCGATTTCGCAATTGA